The Populus nigra chromosome 19, ddPopNigr1.1, whole genome shotgun sequence genome includes a window with the following:
- the LOC133679394 gene encoding cytochrome P450 84A1-like: MDSPLLQSLQSLSMLFILASLFVSIILWFSIRKKLPYPPGPKGYPIIGNWSMVDQLTHRGLANLSKRYGGLCHLQMGGLHVVAVSTPEIAREVLQVQDVVFANRPANVAIVYLTYDRADMAFANYGPFWRQTRKICVMKLFSRKRAESWASVRDEVEFTVRQVSEKTGEPVNIGELVFALTRSITYKAAFGSSSNEGQEEFMEILQEFSKLFGAFNVADFFPWLGWVNAQDFNKRLAKARNSLDGFIDTIIDEHIAKKNNRKSLNAKDENEEVDSDMVDELLAFYSEDASKNDFDESKSTVKFNKDHIKALIMDVMFGGTETVASAIEWAIAELMKSPENLKKVHQELMDVVGLNRTVHESDLEKLIFLKCAMKETLRLHPPIPLLLHETAKDTILNGYRIPARSRVMINAWAIGRDPNAWEDPDKFNPSRFLDGKAPDFRGMDFEFLPFGSGRRSCPGMQLGLYALELAVAHLLHCFNWELPHGMKPTELDMNDVFGLTAPRAVRLVAVPTYRLNCPL; the protein is encoded by the exons ATGGATTCTCCCCTACTCCAGTCTCTTCAATCTCTATCCATGCTCTTCATCTTAGCCTCCCTATTTGTCTCCATAATCTTATGGTTTTCAATTCGTAAAAAGCTCCCGTATCCTCCTGGACCAAAAGGGTATCCGATTATTGGCAATTGGAGTATGGTTGATCAACTGACCCACCGTGGCTTAGCCAACCTCTCTAAACGATATGGCGGGCTCTGTCACCTCCAAATGGGAGGGCTTCATGTCGTGGCTGTGTCAACACCAGAAATAGCCCGAGAAGTCCTTCAAGTCCAAGATGTTGTCTTTGCGAATAGGCCTGCAAATGTTGCAATTGTCTACTTGACTTATGATAGAGCAGATATGGCATTTGCTAATTACGGTCCGTTTTGGCGTCAAACTAGAAAAATCTGCGTCATGAAGCTCTTTAGCCGAAAAAGAGCTGAATCATGGGCCTCTGTGAGAGATGAAGTGGAATTTACTGTTAGACAGGTATCGGAGAAAACCGGTGAACCGGTTAATATCGGTGAGCTAGTGTTTGCATTAACAAGAAGCATAACGTACAAGGCTGCTTTCGGGTCATCTTCGAATGAAGGGCAAGAAGAGTTCATGGAAATTTTGCAAGAATTTTCAAAGCTTTTCGGAGCTTTTAATGTTGCTGATTTCTTCCCTTGGCTGGGCTGGGTTAATGCACAAGATTTCAATAAGAGGCTAGCCAAGGCTAGAAATTCTCTAGATGGGTTCATAGATACAATCATCGATGAACATATAGccaagaaaaacaatagaaaaagtcTCAATGCcaaagatgaaaatgaagagGTAGACTCAGACATGGTTGATGAATTGCTAGCTTTTTACAGTGAAGATGCttcaaaaaatgattttgatgaatCAAAGTCCACTGTCAAGTTCAACAAAGATCACATCAAAGCTCTCATTATG GATGTCATGTTTGGTGGAACTGAAACTGTGGCGTCGGCAATAGAATGGGCAATCGCAGAGTTAATGAAGAGTCCAGAAAACCTCAAGAAAGTCCACCAAGAACTCATGGACGTGGTTGGCTTGAACCGGACAGTCCATGAATCAGACCTTGAAAAACTTATCTTTCTCAAATGTGCAATGAAAGAAACCCTACGTCTCCACCCTCCGATTCCTCTCCTCCTCCACGAAACAGCTAAGGATACTATCCTTAACGGGTATAGAATCCCGGCAAGATCACGTGTCATGATCAATGCATGGGCTATCGGGCGTGACCCGAATGCTTGGGAAGACCCGGATAAGTTTAACCCTAGTAGGTTCTTAGATGGGAAGGCGCCGGATTTTAGAGGGATGGATTTTGAGTTTCTTCCATTTGGGTCGGGTCGGAGGTCTTGCCCTGGCATGCAACTCGGTCTGTATGCATTAGAGTTAGCCGTGGCACATTTGCTTCATTGTTTTAATTGGGAGTTGCCCCATGGAATGAAGCCTACTGAGCTTGATATGAACGATGTGTTTGGACTCACTGCACCAAGGGCTGTTCGACTTGTTGCTGTGCCAACTTACAGGTTGAATTGTCCCCTTTGA